One genomic region from Trueperaceae bacterium encodes:
- a CDS encoding ABC transporter ATP-binding protein/permease, which yields MAIPTTTLRGQGAQPPGPQPPGSQAQGEFAVAGLREYDRRSPLRWVLSHLLQFWPLLFAFLACAVGTNVLVSIIPRVTGDAFDLVISGQADARALLRVGLLILGLVAARGVLDLAMSFSVETLGQRLERDARHELYVALLGKSQTFHNRNRVGDVMARAANDVRQLNPMMNPGVALITESLASLVTPMVFIALIDVRLLLAPALFVVSFYFALRSYMRQLEPVSTAQRQQFGVLNAALNETITGIMVVKSTVREDAERLAFARNAKAFRDYFVKAGLVQARYLPLLLIGLAVAGAFAHGLYLLAHGAISTGDLVAYMGLMAVMRFPAFISIFTFYLVQMGMAGARRILDLITAEVEMDENAAGHNARIAGALAFDGVTFAYEGAADAKEALKDVSFEVAPCQTVAVVGQTGSGKSSITKLVNRIYDPTQGRVLIDGVDARDWNLEALRSQVSVIEQDVFLFSRSVAENIAFGLGESATRERVVEAAKAAQAHEFIMAMPEGYDTVIGERGATLSGGQRQRLAIARALLTDPRILILDDSTSAIDSATEDAIQRAINAVLEGRTTLMITHRLAQIRRADLVLLMHGGRVVARGNHQELLAGSDLYRRIFARQD from the coding sequence ATGGCTATCCCGACCACGACACTTAGAGGCCAGGGCGCCCAGCCGCCGGGCCCTCAGCCGCCAGGCTCGCAGGCGCAGGGCGAGTTCGCCGTAGCCGGCTTGCGCGAGTACGACCGCCGCAGCCCGCTCAGGTGGGTGCTATCGCACCTGCTCCAGTTCTGGCCGCTCCTGTTCGCCTTCCTGGCCTGCGCCGTCGGCACGAACGTGCTCGTCTCGATCATCCCGCGCGTGACGGGCGACGCCTTCGACCTCGTCATCTCGGGCCAGGCAGACGCGCGCGCGTTGCTGAGGGTCGGGCTCCTCATCCTCGGTCTGGTGGCCGCGCGCGGCGTGCTCGACCTGGCCATGAGCTTCTCCGTGGAGACCCTCGGCCAGCGGCTGGAGCGCGACGCGCGCCACGAGCTCTACGTGGCGCTGCTCGGCAAGAGCCAGACGTTCCACAACCGCAACCGCGTGGGCGACGTGATGGCGCGCGCCGCGAACGACGTGCGCCAGCTCAACCCGATGATGAACCCCGGCGTGGCGCTTATAACGGAGTCGCTCGCCAGCCTCGTGACGCCGATGGTGTTCATCGCGCTCATCGACGTCCGCTTGCTCCTCGCGCCCGCCCTGTTCGTCGTGTCGTTCTACTTCGCCCTGCGCTCTTACATGCGGCAGCTCGAGCCCGTCTCGACGGCTCAGCGCCAGCAGTTCGGCGTCCTGAACGCGGCGCTCAACGAGACCATCACGGGCATCATGGTCGTGAAGTCCACGGTGCGCGAGGACGCCGAGCGCCTCGCGTTCGCGCGCAACGCCAAGGCGTTCCGCGACTACTTCGTCAAGGCCGGGCTCGTGCAGGCGCGCTACCTGCCCCTGCTGCTCATAGGCCTGGCCGTCGCGGGCGCGTTCGCCCACGGCCTCTACCTCCTCGCGCACGGCGCGATCTCAACGGGCGACCTCGTCGCCTACATGGGCCTCATGGCCGTCATGCGCTTCCCGGCCTTCATCTCGATCTTCACGTTCTACCTCGTGCAGATGGGCATGGCCGGCGCCAGGCGCATCCTCGACCTCATAACGGCCGAGGTCGAGATGGACGAGAACGCCGCCGGCCATAACGCGCGCATCGCCGGCGCCCTGGCCTTCGACGGCGTGACCTTCGCCTACGAGGGTGCGGCCGACGCCAAGGAGGCGCTCAAGGACGTCTCGTTCGAGGTGGCGCCCTGCCAGACGGTCGCGGTCGTCGGGCAGACCGGGTCGGGCAAGAGCTCCATCACCAAGCTCGTCAACCGCATCTACGACCCGACGCAAGGCCGCGTGCTCATCGACGGCGTCGACGCCCGCGACTGGAACCTCGAGGCCCTGCGCTCGCAGGTCTCCGTCATCGAGCAGGACGTCTTCCTCTTCTCCCGCTCAGTGGCGGAGAACATCGCCTTCGGGCTCGGGGAGTCCGCCACGCGCGAGCGCGTGGTCGAGGCGGCCAAGGCCGCGCAGGCGCACGAGTTCATCATGGCGATGCCGGAAGGGTACGACACCGTCATCGGCGAACGCGGCGCGACGCTGTCCGGCGGTCAGAGGCAGCGCCTCGCCATCGCGCGGGCGCTCCTAACGGACCCGCGCATCCTGATACTCGACGACTCGACGAGCGCCATCGACAGCGCGACGGAGGACGCCATCCAGCGCGCCATCAACGCCGTTCTGGAGGGCAGGACCACCCTGATGATCACGCACCGCCTCGCGCAGATCCGCCGCGCCGACCTCGTGCTCCTCATGCACGGCGGTAGGGTCGTGGCGCGCGGCAACCACCAGGAGCTCTTGGCCGGTAGCGACCTCTACCGGCGCATCTTCGCGAGGCAGGACTGA
- a CDS encoding ABC transporter substrate-binding protein: MRRLVLTASLLAALTAPFLLLPTASAASELIVGLIASRTLAPGAAQTLVGTAWASEVRAGGGVFGVPVELLMADDGGDPQRAAELAEGQIANGALALVCCTTTAASRAVAAVAEAAGVALLAPVPFEPADRQNYWAFSLAPSDTDALAAIVADAYRKGRSSLALLAPDLPLTATAGDQLVALGAIVGIRLVADERYPAGQSELRPEALLVASNRPGAVVVWGFADDLENAVSALRRRGYEGDVYGRSLPFFPGGEPPAGARVADMLVAAPPAAALAGDRGLARSLDDPDAVGPCTAAATEDAARLAEVPGAARNALVTAPVLAGLDLLRSAFEQVLALQIPTNDAGVLRQAVRDALVGLPPTCTGAGSIDLEDGRTSAVQPRGLVMIEVTQTGLTVR, translated from the coding sequence ATGCGCAGACTCGTCCTCACCGCCTCGCTCCTCGCGGCGCTCACCGCGCCGTTCCTGTTACTCCCGACCGCCTCCGCCGCCTCCGAGCTCATCGTCGGCCTCATCGCCTCGCGCACGCTCGCGCCCGGCGCCGCCCAGACGCTCGTCGGCACCGCATGGGCGTCCGAGGTGCGGGCCGGAGGCGGGGTCTTCGGCGTGCCCGTCGAGCTCCTCATGGCCGACGATGGCGGCGACCCGCAGCGGGCGGCCGAGCTCGCCGAAGGGCAGATCGCGAACGGAGCCTTGGCGCTCGTCTGCTGCACCACGACGGCGGCCAGCCGCGCGGTGGCCGCCGTCGCCGAGGCGGCCGGGGTCGCGCTGCTGGCGCCCGTCCCGTTCGAGCCGGCCGACCGGCAGAACTACTGGGCGTTCTCGCTCGCGCCCTCGGATACGGACGCGCTGGCCGCCATCGTGGCCGACGCGTACCGCAAGGGGCGTTCGTCGCTCGCCCTCCTCGCGCCCGACCTGCCCCTCACCGCCACGGCCGGCGATCAGCTCGTCGCGCTGGGCGCCATCGTCGGCATCAGGCTCGTCGCCGACGAGCGCTACCCGGCGGGCCAGAGCGAGCTGCGACCCGAGGCGCTCCTGGTGGCGAGCAACCGGCCGGGCGCGGTGGTGGTCTGGGGCTTCGCGGACGACCTGGAGAACGCGGTCTCGGCCTTAAGGCGCCGGGGCTACGAGGGCGACGTGTACGGCAGGAGCCTGCCGTTCTTCCCCGGGGGCGAACCGCCGGCCGGAGCGCGCGTCGCCGACATGCTCGTGGCGGCTCCGCCCGCCGCCGCGCTGGCCGGGGACCGCGGACTTGCGCGGTCGCTCGACGACCCCGACGCCGTCGGACCGTGCACCGCGGCCGCGACCGAAGACGCCGCGCGGCTGGCCGAGGTTCCCGGGGCCGCGCGCAACGCGCTCGTCACCGCGCCGGTGCTGGCGGGGCTCGATCTCCTGCGTTCGGCTTTCGAGCAGGTCCTCGCGCTCCAGATCCCGACGAACGACGCGGGCGTCCTACGTCAGGCGGTGAGGGACGCCCTGGTCGGCCTCCCGCCGACCTGCACCGGTGCCGGCAGCATCGACCTGGAGGACGGCCGCACGAGCGCGGTCCAACCGCGCGGTCTGGTGATGATCGAGGTGACACAGACCGGTCTGACCGTTCGTTGA
- the solA gene encoding N-methyl-L-tryptophan oxidase, whose amino-acid sequence MTTFDTIVIGAGVIGAAAARRLALDGSVLVLEQHELLHERGSSHGGSRIFRHAYVDELHTRLAVRADPLWGELEAETGERLLFRTGGVDLFAQEDEDAEAMLDSLAAAGSPGERLSRADLAARFPIFDVLDGTHAVYHPASAVLPATRAVAALLRSAAARGAELREREPVLEVLPGPSGVAVRTSRKTYAAGRLVIAAGAWLGRLTADLRLPLVVEQQQVVYLPIEWNADRQNADRQNAGAYLVGRMPVFIERRANRIDGIYGLPAFEYPHAVKVAHHDRTTPLKNADERDFALDQARAADTVAAATRLLPGLGDTPIAGTTCLYTRTPDEAFIVDRHPLHANVVLLGGGSGHAFKFGPLFGDLAADLLDGAPAIREFRADRFG is encoded by the coding sequence ATGACCACCTTCGACACGATCGTGATCGGCGCCGGCGTGATCGGCGCCGCGGCCGCCCGCAGACTGGCCCTGGACGGTAGCGTCCTCGTCCTGGAGCAGCACGAGCTCCTGCACGAGCGCGGCTCGTCGCACGGCGGCTCGCGGATCTTCCGCCATGCGTACGTCGACGAGTTGCACACGCGCCTGGCCGTGCGTGCCGACCCGCTGTGGGGCGAGTTGGAGGCTGAGACGGGTGAGCGGCTCCTCTTCCGCACGGGCGGCGTCGACCTCTTCGCGCAGGAGGACGAGGACGCCGAGGCCATGCTGGACTCGCTGGCGGCCGCCGGCAGCCCGGGCGAGCGCCTGAGCCGAGCCGACCTGGCGGCGCGCTTCCCCATCTTCGACGTCCTCGACGGCACGCACGCCGTCTACCACCCCGCCTCCGCGGTCCTGCCCGCCACGCGCGCGGTCGCCGCCCTCCTCCGCTCGGCCGCCGCCCGCGGCGCCGAGCTGCGCGAGCGCGAGCCGGTGCTCGAGGTGCTCCCGGGCCCGAGCGGCGTGGCGGTGAGGACGTCCCGCAAGACCTACGCGGCCGGGCGGCTCGTCATCGCGGCCGGCGCCTGGCTCGGCCGCCTCACGGCCGACCTGCGGTTGCCGCTGGTCGTGGAGCAGCAGCAGGTCGTCTACCTGCCGATCGAGTGGAACGCCGACCGGCAGAACGCCGACCGGCAGAACGCCGGCGCCTACCTCGTCGGACGCATGCCCGTCTTCATCGAGCGCCGCGCGAACCGGATCGACGGCATCTACGGCCTGCCCGCCTTCGAGTACCCGCACGCCGTCAAGGTCGCGCACCACGACCGGACGACGCCCTTGAAGAACGCCGACGAGCGCGACTTCGCGCTCGACCAGGCGCGCGCGGCCGACACGGTCGCGGCGGCGACGCGGCTCCTGCCGGGCCTGGGCGACACCCCTATCGCCGGCACCACCTGCCTCTACACGCGGACGCCGGACGAGGCCTTCATCGTCGACCGCCACCCGCTGCACGCGAACGTCGTGCTCCTGGGCGGCGGGTCGGGGCACGCGTTCAAGTTCGGACCGCTGTTCGGCGACTTGGCGGCCGACCTGCTTGACGGCGCGCCCGCCATACGCGAGTTCCGCGCGGACCGCTTCGGTTGA
- a CDS encoding SRPBCC domain-containing protein: MSHDHASDPKPTTHTRTGEQSLFHRREFDAPAALVQRAHTDPELFVRWMGPRGTTVSIAHFDAVTGGAFRYIVEAEKGRWAFRGSYHEVSPGQIVHTWEYEDEPGATLETLRFFDLPGGRSALEVLSTFTSREACDAMVASGMDGGMDTNFEQLDEVLREP; the protein is encoded by the coding sequence ATGAGCCACGACCACGCAAGCGACCCCAAGCCGACCACGCACACCCGGACAGGCGAGCAGAGCCTCTTCCACCGTCGCGAGTTCGACGCCCCTGCCGCGCTCGTGCAGCGCGCCCACACTGATCCGGAGCTCTTCGTGCGGTGGATGGGCCCCCGCGGTACCACGGTGAGCATCGCCCACTTCGACGCGGTCACGGGCGGCGCGTTCCGTTACATCGTCGAGGCTGAGAAGGGCAGGTGGGCGTTCCGCGGGTCGTACCACGAGGTCTCGCCTGGCCAGATCGTCCACACGTGGGAGTACGAGGACGAGCCGGGCGCCACGCTCGAGACGCTCAGGTTCTTCGACCTGCCCGGCGGTCGCAGCGCGCTCGAGGTCCTCTCGACCTTCACGTCGAGGGAGGCCTGCGATGCCATGGTCGCGAGCGGCATGGACGGGGGCATGGACACGAACTTCGAGCAGCTGGACGAGGTGCTGCGAGAACCGTAG
- a CDS encoding serine protease, with protein sequence MRVAYKLLTLLLLATSAAALAQAMPRETRLSILQAVVQIVPYDTAADDLVNWSGSGTIISPSGYVLTNFHVAGDLTTRRSYEWHTIWVTDPEFTDQPPEFYFWAQYVAGDPTHDLALLKIVEWYDEEPVEDGFVFPHVQVGDSNNLIPGDPITIVGYPGISGSTITFTAGLMSGWVGENFESGGKQWIKTDGKISHGNSGGGAFDENGYLIGVPTAGRTVKYDDLDVEEQAYVRPISLGWALIGPNVPDVARAGSRAPVAQPGTTQSNTQTSDQPAAPSSSGVGPCDFCYVQELSLGDKVTYAIGGVPQYINFHSYSVNVPAGTAELTVLLDSDDDLDLAIKFGAPIESWGDEGDWEYRDITEAPGGAFTISLPTPGEWHIDVIQYYEDRSTNYTLSVR encoded by the coding sequence ATGCGCGTCGCGTATAAACTCCTAACCCTGCTGCTCCTCGCCACGAGCGCGGCCGCGCTCGCCCAGGCGATGCCGCGGGAGACTCGTCTCTCGATCCTTCAGGCGGTCGTGCAGATCGTCCCTTACGACACGGCCGCCGACGACCTCGTCAACTGGTCCGGCTCCGGCACCATCATCAGCCCGTCCGGCTACGTCCTCACCAACTTCCACGTCGCAGGCGACCTCACTACCCGTCGCAGCTACGAGTGGCACACCATCTGGGTCACGGATCCGGAGTTCACGGACCAGCCGCCCGAGTTCTACTTCTGGGCGCAGTACGTGGCCGGCGACCCGACCCACGACCTCGCGCTCCTCAAGATCGTCGAGTGGTACGACGAGGAGCCCGTGGAGGACGGCTTCGTGTTCCCTCACGTGCAGGTCGGCGACTCGAACAACCTCATCCCTGGCGACCCCATCACCATCGTCGGCTACCCCGGCATCTCGGGCTCCACCATCACCTTCACGGCCGGCCTCATGTCCGGCTGGGTGGGCGAGAACTTCGAGAGCGGCGGCAAGCAGTGGATCAAGACAGACGGCAAGATCTCCCACGGGAACTCGGGCGGTGGCGCGTTCGACGAGAACGGCTACCTGATCGGCGTCCCGACGGCCGGGCGCACGGTCAAGTACGACGACCTCGACGTCGAGGAGCAGGCTTACGTGAGGCCGATCAGCCTCGGCTGGGCCCTGATCGGGCCCAACGTGCCAGACGTCGCGCGCGCCGGCTCCAGGGCGCCCGTGGCGCAACCGGGCACCACGCAGTCGAACACCCAGACCAGCGACCAGCCGGCTGCCCCGAGCAGCAGCGGGGTCGGACCGTGCGACTTCTGTTACGTGCAGGAGCTCAGCCTCGGCGACAAGGTGACGTACGCCATCGGCGGAGTGCCCCAGTACATCAACTTCCACTCTTACAGCGTGAACGTGCCGGCCGGGACGGCGGAGCTCACCGTCCTGCTCGACTCGGACGACGACCTCGACCTCGCCATCAAGTTCGGCGCGCCCATCGAGTCCTGGGGCGACGAGGGCGACTGGGAGTACCGTGACATCACGGAGGCTCCGGGCGGAGCCTTCACGATCTCGCTGCCCACGCCGGGCGAATGGCATATCGACGTCATCCAGTACTACGAGGACCGCAGCACGAACTACACGCTCTCCGTCAGGTAA
- the prfA gene encoding peptide chain release factor 1 — MTERIQPLKYEFETLERSLSDPTLLADATAYRRVLKRYGEVKSILDTAADVARLESQLDGLAELLSDPDLRTEAEDEAERLEESVAKRRAELADLLTPRDPFDDKDVIVEIRAAAGGDEASLFAREMLGMYLRYASGLGFRTELIDSHPTEVGGLSKVSFAVTGAGVYRAFKFESGVHRVQRVPATEAQGRIHTSTVTVAVLPEADEVDVALSPSDYRVDVYRSSGPGGQSVNTTDSAVRVTYHPGEADEIIVTCQDGKSQIKNKERALTVLRSRLLERERERAMSEAREARLVQIGTGDRSERVRTYNFPQSRVTDHRIDFTTHDLAGVLAGELEDLTAALQAEERARLTLEAAHAGGDALAERLGARGAA; from the coding sequence ATGACCGAGCGCATCCAACCCCTCAAGTACGAGTTCGAGACGCTGGAGCGCAGCCTCTCGGACCCGACCCTCCTGGCGGACGCCACCGCGTACCGACGCGTGCTCAAACGTTACGGCGAGGTCAAGAGCATCCTCGACACGGCCGCGGACGTCGCCCGCCTAGAGAGTCAGCTGGACGGGCTCGCCGAGCTGCTGTCCGACCCCGACCTCAGGACCGAGGCCGAAGACGAGGCTGAGCGCCTAGAGGAGTCCGTAGCCAAGCGCAGGGCCGAACTCGCCGACCTCCTCACGCCCCGCGACCCCTTCGACGACAAGGACGTCATCGTCGAGATCCGCGCCGCCGCCGGCGGCGACGAGGCCTCGCTCTTCGCCCGGGAGATGCTGGGCATGTACTTGCGCTACGCGAGCGGCCTCGGGTTCAGGACCGAGCTCATCGACTCCCACCCGACCGAGGTCGGCGGCCTGTCGAAGGTGTCGTTCGCCGTGACCGGCGCGGGCGTCTACCGCGCCTTCAAGTTCGAGTCGGGCGTGCACCGCGTCCAGCGCGTGCCGGCAACGGAGGCGCAGGGGCGCATCCATACGAGCACGGTCACCGTGGCCGTCCTCCCCGAGGCCGACGAGGTCGACGTCGCGCTCTCCCCGAGCGACTACCGCGTCGACGTCTACCGGTCGAGCGGGCCGGGCGGGCAGTCGGTCAACACGACGGACTCGGCCGTCAGGGTCACGTACCACCCCGGGGAGGCCGACGAGATCATCGTGACGTGCCAGGACGGCAAGTCGCAGATCAAGAACAAGGAGCGCGCCCTCACGGTCCTGCGCTCGCGGCTCCTGGAGCGCGAGCGGGAACGCGCCATGAGCGAGGCGCGTGAGGCGCGGCTCGTGCAGATCGGCACGGGCGACCGCTCCGAACGCGTCAGGACCTACAACTTCCCGCAGTCGCGCGTCACCGACCACCGCATCGACTTCACCACCCACGACCTCGCGGGCGTGCTGGCCGGCGAGCTCGAGGACCTCACGGCCGCCCTCCAGGCCGAGGAGCGGGCAAGGCTAACGCTCGAGGCCGCGCACGCGGGTGGCGACGCCCTCGCCGAACGGCTGGGCGCTCGTGGCGCGGCGTGA
- a CDS encoding type II toxin-antitoxin system VapB family antitoxin, whose translation MALNIKDAITHRLARELAERRGTTMTQAVADALAEALARTSTPPASPKLSRLEADLARLAYAKYGRGAHRAALNFGDCFAYALATRLGAPLLYQGTGFSLTEVTSA comes from the coding sequence ATGGCGCTCAACATCAAGGACGCGATCACCCACCGCCTGGCCCGTGAGTTGGCCGAGAGGCGCGGCACCACCATGACCCAGGCCGTCGCGGACGCGCTGGCGGAAGCGCTGGCACGAACCTCGACACCGCCAGCGTCCCCGAAACTCTCCAGGCTGGAAGCCGACCTCGCGAGGCTCGCCTACGCCAAGTACGGCCGCGGAGCGCATAGGGCCGCCCTGAACTTCGGCGACTGCTTCGCTTACGCGCTCGCGACCAGGCTCGGAGCGCCCCTCCTCTACCAGGGCACGGGCTTCTCGCTCACCGAGGTCACCAGCGCCTGA
- a CDS encoding YbfB/YjiJ family MFS transporter gives MSTLVAAALLGLGPAAAVGVGRFAYALVLPDMLTGLGLSLTQAGLLGSANTGGYLLGALGSHRILRAAGHGKGFYLAAALQCLTLLALASAPPFWAMAALRLAQGVLGAVVFVGGAALVMAAGGRASSLGLYFGSIGVGMAVSTAVLPLAADWRTGWLWLGLLASALVAVSLCAWSRLREPAPPVAAGEGSLRPVVAALVSYGLYGAGYIAYMTFVTTDLRVATGPFWFVLGLGAVLNGPVWGPLSGRLGGPVAQAVVLLTLLVSSLPPLVAAAPHVSALLFGVSFLGVVTAITVLIRARLPAGAWPRAMGLSTAAFAAGQALGPALTGALGEAFGGATGALWTGSALLALALVVALLGAGRPATGP, from the coding sequence GTGAGCACACTGGTCGCCGCCGCCCTGCTCGGTCTCGGCCCGGCGGCGGCCGTGGGGGTGGGGCGCTTCGCCTACGCCCTCGTGCTACCCGACATGCTGACCGGCCTCGGGCTGAGCCTCACCCAAGCCGGGCTCCTCGGGAGCGCCAACACGGGCGGCTACCTCCTCGGGGCGCTCGGCAGCCACCGCATCCTGCGAGCCGCCGGCCACGGGAAGGGTTTCTACCTGGCGGCGGCCTTGCAGTGCCTGACGCTCTTGGCGCTCGCCTCCGCCCCGCCGTTCTGGGCCATGGCCGCCTTGCGGCTCGCCCAGGGGGTGCTCGGCGCCGTCGTTTTCGTCGGCGGAGCGGCGCTGGTCATGGCGGCGGGCGGCAGGGCGTCGAGCCTCGGGCTCTACTTCGGCAGCATCGGCGTCGGCATGGCCGTCTCCACGGCCGTACTTCCCCTCGCCGCCGACTGGCGGACCGGGTGGCTGTGGCTTGGGCTGCTCGCCTCGGCGCTCGTGGCGGTGAGCCTCTGCGCGTGGTCGCGGCTTCGCGAGCCCGCGCCGCCGGTGGCGGCCGGGGAGGGCAGCCTGCGCCCCGTCGTCGCGGCGCTGGTCAGCTACGGCCTCTACGGCGCCGGCTACATCGCCTACATGACGTTCGTGACCACCGACCTGCGGGTGGCTACCGGCCCGTTCTGGTTCGTCCTCGGGCTCGGCGCCGTCCTCAACGGTCCCGTGTGGGGGCCCCTGTCCGGGCGGCTCGGGGGTCCGGTGGCGCAGGCCGTCGTCCTCCTCACCCTGCTCGTCTCGAGCCTGCCCCCGCTCGTCGCCGCGGCGCCGCACGTCTCTGCGCTCCTCTTCGGGGTCTCGTTCCTCGGCGTCGTCACGGCGATCACGGTGCTGATCAGGGCGCGGCTGCCGGCCGGCGCCTGGCCGCGGGCCATGGGGCTGTCCACCGCGGCGTTCGCCGCCGGGCAGGCGCTCGGCCCGGCCCTCACCGGCGCCCTCGGCGAGGCCTTCGGCGGGGCGACCGGCGCGCTCTGGACGGGCAGCGCCCTGCTGGCGCTCGCGCTCGTCGTGGCGCTCCTGGGCGCGGGGCGACCGGCCACCGGGCCATGA
- a CDS encoding ABC transporter ATP-binding protein/permease, whose product MGFVMDGLSAEGYDREYTDGQLVRRIVKYFRPHLAIMLIVGLAVLVAAALDATLPVLVSAGIDGLAAAEDMRRELWDRAGWLVAAFALAGALSWGLNFLRQWLTARAVGDVVLELRYDAFEAVMQRDMSFYDEFSTGRIVSRVTSDTQDFSNVVTLTLNLISQVLQVVILLGILLYIDARLALIALAIAPVVVAIALAFRHIARVVTVQARRVLAEVNANVQESLTGISVAKAFRQEHAVYRLFLGVNDQSYRLNLLQGYIFSSIFPVLGIVGGVGTALIVYFGGLRALDGSITAGEWFLFVQVVGLFWFPLTSIASFWSQFQLGLSASERVFALIDAEARVVQTDAVQSERVAGRIRFEGVDFGYTDKELVLEGFDLTIEAGETVALVGHTGAGKSSIGKLVARFYEFQGGRLTIDGRDIRTLDLASYRRHLGVVQQTPFLFSGTVRDNIGYGKEGATDAEVLAAAARIGGGDWLGALPNGLDTDVGEGGRGVSMGQRQLVAMARVLLQDPSILILDEATASVDPLTEAQIQEGLDEVLAGRTAIVIAHRLSTVRSADRILVLEEGAVVEQGSHEQLLARGGHYAELYDTYFRHQSAAYDPSAV is encoded by the coding sequence ATGGGCTTCGTCATGGACGGCCTCTCGGCCGAAGGCTACGACCGCGAGTACACGGACGGTCAGCTCGTCAGGCGCATCGTCAAGTACTTCAGGCCGCACCTCGCCATCATGCTGATCGTCGGGCTGGCGGTGCTCGTGGCCGCGGCGCTGGACGCCACCCTGCCCGTGCTCGTGTCCGCCGGCATCGACGGCCTGGCGGCGGCCGAGGACATGCGCCGCGAGCTGTGGGACCGCGCGGGCTGGCTCGTGGCGGCGTTCGCGCTGGCGGGGGCGCTCTCCTGGGGCCTCAACTTCCTGCGCCAATGGTTGACGGCGCGCGCCGTCGGGGACGTGGTGCTCGAGCTGCGCTACGACGCCTTCGAGGCCGTGATGCAGCGCGACATGTCGTTCTACGACGAGTTCTCGACCGGGCGCATCGTCAGCCGCGTCACGTCCGACACGCAGGACTTCTCGAACGTCGTCACGCTGACCCTCAACCTGATCAGCCAGGTGCTGCAGGTCGTCATCCTCCTCGGCATCCTGCTCTACATCGACGCCCGCCTCGCGCTCATCGCCCTCGCAATCGCGCCCGTCGTGGTGGCCATCGCGCTAGCGTTCAGGCACATCGCCCGCGTGGTCACCGTGCAGGCTCGGCGCGTCCTCGCGGAAGTGAACGCGAACGTGCAGGAGTCGCTCACCGGCATCTCGGTCGCGAAGGCCTTCAGGCAGGAGCACGCCGTCTACCGCCTGTTCCTCGGTGTCAACGACCAGTCCTACCGCCTCAACCTCCTGCAGGGCTACATCTTCTCGTCCATCTTCCCGGTCCTTGGCATCGTCGGCGGTGTCGGCACCGCGCTCATCGTCTACTTCGGCGGGCTACGCGCGCTCGACGGCAGCATCACGGCCGGCGAGTGGTTCCTGTTCGTGCAGGTCGTGGGCCTCTTCTGGTTCCCCCTCACCTCGATCGCGTCGTTCTGGAGCCAGTTCCAGCTCGGGCTGTCCGCCAGCGAGCGCGTCTTCGCGCTCATCGACGCCGAGGCGCGCGTGGTGCAGACGGACGCGGTCCAGTCGGAGCGCGTGGCCGGGCGCATCCGGTTCGAGGGCGTCGACTTCGGCTACACCGACAAGGAGCTCGTCCTAGAGGGGTTCGACCTCACGATCGAGGCGGGGGAGACCGTCGCGCTCGTCGGCCACACGGGCGCGGGCAAGTCGAGCATAGGCAAGCTCGTGGCGCGGTTCTACGAGTTCCAGGGCGGGCGCCTGACGATAGACGGGCGCGACATCCGCACTCTCGACCTGGCGAGCTACCGGCGCCACCTCGGCGTGGTCCAGCAGACCCCGTTCCTCTTCAGCGGGACGGTGCGCGACAACATCGGCTACGGCAAGGAAGGCGCCACGGACGCCGAGGTCTTGGCCGCCGCCGCGCGCATCGGCGGGGGAGACTGGTTGGGGGCGCTCCCGAACGGGCTCGACACGGACGTCGGCGAGGGCGGCAGGGGCGTGTCGATGGGCCAGCGCCAGCTCGTCGCCATGGCGCGGGTGCTCCTGCAGGACCCGAGCATCCTGATCCTCGACGAGGCGACGGCCAGCGTCGACCCGCTGACCGAGGCGCAGATCCAGGAGGGCCTCGACGAGGTCCTGGCGGGGCGCACGGCGATCGTGATCGCCCACCGGCTCTCGACCGTGCGCTCGGCCGACCGCATCCTGGTCCTGGAGGAGGGCGCCGTAGTCGAGCAGGGGTCGCACGAGCAGCTGTTGGCCCGGGGCGGGCATTACGCCGAGCTGTACGACACGTACTTCAGGCACCAGAGCGCGGCGTACGACCCGTCGGCGGTCTGA